In Halosegnis marinus, one genomic interval encodes:
- a CDS encoding DUF7288 family protein — translation MNRGQARALEGVAAALLVVGAVVFALQSAVVTPLAASTTNQFLEDRQGTLASDTLDTAAAAGELRGTVRYWNLTSRTFDGARREGYVGGPPTAFGDTLRGALGDRRVAYNVYVTYRAGNSSHATRGLVYQGTPPDTATAATTVVTLYDDDTLTAPANPNVTLGGTDGFYAPDAVSGPVYNVVEIRVVVWRA, via the coding sequence GTGAACCGCGGGCAGGCCCGCGCGCTGGAAGGGGTCGCGGCCGCCCTGCTCGTCGTGGGCGCGGTCGTCTTCGCGCTCCAGTCGGCCGTCGTCACGCCGCTCGCCGCCTCCACGACGAACCAGTTCCTGGAGGACCGGCAGGGGACGCTCGCGTCCGACACCCTCGACACGGCCGCGGCGGCGGGCGAACTCCGCGGGACCGTCCGCTACTGGAACCTCACCTCGCGGACCTTCGACGGCGCGCGCCGCGAGGGGTACGTCGGCGGCCCCCCGACCGCGTTCGGCGACACCCTGCGCGGGGCGCTCGGCGACCGCCGCGTCGCGTACAACGTCTACGTCACCTACCGGGCGGGCAACAGTTCGCACGCGACCCGCGGGTTGGTGTATCAGGGGACGCCCCCCGACACCGCGACCGCGGCGACGACCGTCGTGACGCTGTACGACGACGACACGCTCACCGCGCCCGCGAACCCGAACGTCACGCTCGGGGGGACGGACGGCTTCTACGCGCCCGACGCGGTGTCCGGACCGGTGTACAACGTCGTGGAGATACGGGTGGTCGTATGGCGGGCGTGA
- a CDS encoding DUF7287 family protein, with the protein MSARGQTTLDFAVGVSVFLLTVGFVFLFVPSVFAPFEVVQGTPVTADRAATHLVDGLLAGESPGALAPACTVGFFADAPRPGCPYSPGPVSDALGLGDGSARVTVENGTGVVSYANTTLARGPADVPAEGTVAVRTALLDGERYTVRVVVW; encoded by the coding sequence ATGAGCGCGCGGGGCCAGACGACCCTCGATTTCGCCGTCGGCGTGAGCGTCTTCCTGCTCACCGTCGGCTTCGTCTTCCTGTTCGTCCCGTCCGTGTTCGCGCCGTTCGAGGTGGTCCAGGGCACCCCGGTGACGGCCGACCGCGCGGCGACCCACCTCGTCGACGGCCTGCTCGCGGGCGAGTCGCCGGGCGCGCTCGCGCCGGCCTGCACGGTGGGCTTCTTCGCGGACGCCCCGCGTCCGGGCTGTCCGTACTCGCCCGGGCCGGTGTCCGACGCGCTCGGCCTCGGCGACGGGAGCGCCCGCGTCACCGTCGAGAACGGGACGGGCGTCGTCTCCTACGCGAACACGACCCTCGCGCGCGGACCGGCGGACGTTCCGGCCGAGGGGACCGTCGCGGTCAGGACCGCCCTGCTCGACGGGGAGCGGTACACCGTCCGGGTGGTCGTGTGGTGA
- a CDS encoding type II secretion system F family protein codes for MAAPTGAGMSRPATERVGDALYPLYERLFGDDSDFVASVDEKLAQTLRDDPVEMFLSVALGYGLAVGTVLWLLGVAVAYAVLLFVDPNLGAVVDIPWPNAAARNAAEALQVPLFLLLSGLVLGSLGFLAGFGAPVGNLWIQAGARKREINVLMPDAVSFMYALSIGGLNQLEILEAVAEAEDVYGEVSREFQVILNETGYFDKAYRTTIRNRATQTPSDEFSQFLTDMLSILSSGGDMTEFLDQKKEKHMRTAKQQQEATLETLQLFGEMYLTLSLFPLLLIIMLVSVSLMSGPKPLLLTGTVYALIPLLSGGFIVMIATVKQDDPGDGYLHPADVEYRDTGSMLSLGPIEGYDDDYALFDEIRSREGTIQMKAVLRYPYRLFRERPELTLLLTVPLSLVVVGFAVASGVVPTSFDAFVDHYLVGTAVLVYAPVYITGLPFAVFYQLKQRESAGITNKLTDSLRKLASANDTGQTLLESFGTVAETSSGRLAREFEAIRGKVVYGTSMKQALVEMNNRYAVPRLARSVKLVSEAQEASSEITDVLSTAAQASENQDDLAREQKQGARMQMVIIIMAFLTMLGVIAILKIKFLGPMAQLAASGGGGGSGGAGGGFGGGIDVPKLEMYFFHAVTIQAVAAGFISGFMRSGKLLDGVKFAVVLLAFPMLVWLAT; via the coding sequence ATGGCCGCGCCGACGGGGGCGGGGATGTCCCGCCCGGCGACCGAGCGGGTCGGCGACGCGCTGTACCCCCTCTACGAGCGGCTGTTCGGCGACGACTCCGACTTCGTGGCGAGCGTCGACGAGAAGCTGGCACAGACGCTCCGGGACGACCCCGTCGAGATGTTCCTCTCGGTCGCGCTCGGCTACGGGCTCGCCGTCGGCACCGTGCTGTGGCTGCTCGGCGTCGCCGTCGCCTACGCCGTCCTGCTGTTCGTCGACCCGAACCTCGGCGCCGTCGTGGACATCCCGTGGCCGAACGCGGCCGCGCGCAACGCCGCCGAGGCGCTACAGGTGCCGCTGTTCCTCCTGCTGTCTGGGCTGGTGCTCGGCTCGCTCGGCTTCCTCGCCGGCTTCGGCGCGCCCGTCGGCAACCTCTGGATACAGGCCGGCGCGCGCAAACGCGAGATAAACGTCCTGATGCCCGACGCCGTCTCCTTCATGTACGCGCTCTCCATCGGCGGGCTCAATCAGCTCGAGATACTGGAGGCCGTCGCCGAGGCGGAGGACGTGTACGGCGAGGTGTCCCGCGAGTTCCAGGTGATACTCAACGAGACGGGCTACTTCGACAAGGCGTACCGGACGACCATCCGCAACCGTGCGACACAGACCCCCTCCGACGAGTTCTCGCAGTTCCTCACCGACATGCTCTCCATCCTCTCGTCGGGCGGGGACATGACGGAGTTCCTCGACCAGAAGAAGGAGAAGCACATGCGGACGGCGAAACAGCAGCAGGAGGCCACCCTCGAAACCCTCCAGCTGTTCGGCGAGATGTACCTCACGCTGTCGCTGTTCCCCCTGCTGCTCATCATCATGCTCGTTTCCGTCTCGCTGATGAGCGGCCCCAAGCCCCTCCTCCTGACGGGGACGGTGTACGCGCTCATCCCGCTGTTGTCGGGCGGCTTCATCGTGATGATCGCGACGGTGAAGCAGGACGACCCCGGCGACGGCTACCTCCACCCGGCCGACGTGGAGTACCGGGACACCGGCTCGATGCTGTCGCTCGGCCCCATCGAGGGGTACGACGACGACTACGCGCTGTTCGACGAGATCCGCTCGCGCGAGGGCACCATCCAGATGAAGGCGGTCCTCCGGTACCCCTACCGGCTGTTCCGCGAGCGGCCGGAGCTCACCCTCCTGTTGACGGTGCCGCTGTCGCTCGTCGTCGTCGGCTTCGCCGTCGCCTCCGGCGTCGTGCCGACGAGCTTCGACGCGTTCGTCGACCACTACCTCGTCGGGACGGCGGTACTCGTCTACGCGCCCGTCTACATCACGGGGCTCCCCTTCGCGGTGTTCTACCAGCTGAAACAGCGCGAGAGCGCGGGCATCACGAACAAGCTGACCGACTCGCTCCGGAAGCTCGCCTCGGCGAACGACACCGGCCAGACGCTCCTGGAGTCGTTCGGGACGGTCGCGGAGACCTCCTCCGGCCGATTGGCCCGCGAGTTCGAGGCCATCCGCGGAAAGGTCGTCTACGGCACCTCGATGAAGCAGGCGCTCGTGGAGATGAACAACCGCTACGCCGTCCCCCGGCTGGCGCGCTCGGTGAAGCTCGTCAGCGAGGCCCAGGAGGCCTCCTCGGAGATAACGGACGTGCTCTCCACCGCGGCACAGGCCTCCGAGAACCAGGACGACCTCGCCCGCGAGCAGAAGCAGGGCGCGCGGATGCAGATGGTCATCATCATCATGGCCTTCCTCACGATGCTCGGCGTCATCGCCATCCTGAAGATCAAGTTCCTCGGCCCGATGGCACAGCTCGCCGCGAGCGGCGGCGGTGGCGGCAGTGGGGGGGCGGGTGGCGGCTTCGGCGGCGGCATCGACGTCCCCAAACTGGAGATGTACTTCTTCCACGCGGTGACGATACAGGCCGTCGCGGCGGGGTTCATCTCCGGGTTCATGCGCTCGGGGAAACTGCTCGACGGGGTGAAGTTCGCCGTCGTCCTGCTCGCGTTCCCGATGCTGGTGTGGCTGGCGACATGA
- a CDS encoding type II/IV secretion system ATPase subunit, producing MSADTEDDGSAEPTAGADLDEEARRLRDDAFGDLAVQVASAGTAGDALDEVVAERTVNVPEGLDEDAFFNTARGGESVVTRYDLEKAVPMAKKPNLKEVERYWVNQPFAFVVIYRSTTGNELKYYAVEPYLTEVEDRMHEFLVEKLSSSLKYAGEGAVATDGSEVERAGVIEAETMRHVEQYGVVAEEPTDEGLAARLKPALDFDLDLSLSGLFGGDEEPEETERSTDSIYADAHRLGRLHGRSARPEPAVVAEDAATLTPYQLRKILYYLKRDFIGYQRIDPVKHDINVEDISVDGYEMPVFVYHTEYEQIISNIQHGTDTLDEFVVKLAQRSGKGISKRQPQVDCTLPDGSRAQLTLGEEVSDHGTNYTIRQFKDVPFTPVDLVNWNTFGLDQMAFLWLCIENNKSLIFAGGTASGKTTSLNAVSLFIPSKAKIVSIEDTREVELPQRNWVASVTRPSFSDDDKGDVDEFDLLEAALRQRPEYIVMGEIRGEEGRTLFQVMSTGHTTYTTFHADSVGEVMKRFTTDPINVSKTMFTALDLVSIQAQTRVDGNKVRRNQSISAINDYDAENNEINVEDVYVWSAERDEFDETPNPSVLERIKFDRGWTQEKLDRELFVRRVLLAYLIRNGLNKYTEVAGAVQAFINDPETILALMANGRLYETLENLREMESVQIDVDPEKEELVPRPNPDEAMLAETREVMETAEAELFPEYRESLPDDVAEVLADVLPDGFTDAAAGLDFEPADRGADEPFPDADVSVDGTPTPDPDAEFDALDSAEGDD from the coding sequence ATGAGTGCCGACACGGAGGACGACGGCTCCGCGGAGCCGACGGCGGGTGCCGACCTCGACGAGGAGGCGCGCCGCCTCCGCGACGACGCGTTCGGCGACCTGGCCGTACAGGTGGCGTCCGCCGGCACCGCCGGCGACGCCCTCGACGAGGTGGTCGCGGAGCGCACCGTGAACGTCCCCGAGGGGCTCGACGAGGACGCCTTCTTCAACACGGCGCGCGGCGGCGAGAGCGTCGTCACGCGCTACGACCTGGAGAAGGCGGTGCCGATGGCGAAGAAGCCGAACCTGAAGGAGGTGGAGCGCTACTGGGTGAACCAGCCGTTCGCCTTCGTCGTCATATACCGCTCGACGACCGGGAACGAGCTGAAGTACTACGCCGTCGAGCCGTACCTGACCGAGGTGGAGGACCGGATGCACGAGTTCCTCGTCGAGAAGCTCTCCTCGTCGCTGAAGTACGCCGGCGAGGGGGCGGTCGCCACCGACGGCTCGGAGGTGGAACGCGCCGGCGTCATCGAGGCGGAGACGATGCGCCACGTCGAGCAGTACGGCGTCGTCGCCGAGGAGCCGACCGACGAGGGGCTGGCCGCGCGGCTGAAGCCGGCCCTCGATTTCGACCTCGACCTCTCGCTGTCGGGGCTGTTCGGCGGCGACGAGGAGCCCGAGGAGACGGAGCGGTCGACCGACAGCATCTACGCCGACGCCCATCGACTCGGGCGGCTGCACGGCCGGAGCGCCCGCCCGGAGCCGGCCGTCGTCGCGGAGGACGCGGCCACGCTCACCCCGTACCAGCTCCGCAAGATACTGTACTACCTGAAGCGCGACTTCATCGGCTACCAGCGTATCGACCCCGTCAAACACGACATCAACGTGGAGGACATCTCCGTGGACGGCTACGAGATGCCCGTCTTCGTCTACCACACGGAGTACGAGCAGATAATCTCGAACATCCAACACGGCACGGACACGCTCGACGAGTTCGTCGTGAAGCTCGCCCAGCGCTCGGGGAAGGGCATCTCGAAGCGCCAGCCCCAGGTGGACTGTACGCTCCCCGACGGCTCGCGCGCCCAGCTCACCCTCGGCGAGGAGGTGTCGGACCACGGGACGAACTACACGATTCGGCAGTTCAAGGACGTCCCGTTCACCCCCGTTGACCTCGTCAACTGGAACACGTTCGGTCTCGACCAGATGGCGTTCCTGTGGCTCTGTATCGAGAACAACAAGAGCCTGATATTCGCGGGCGGGACGGCGTCGGGGAAGACCACGAGCCTGAACGCGGTGTCGCTGTTCATCCCGTCGAAGGCGAAGATCGTCTCCATCGAGGACACCCGCGAGGTCGAGCTCCCCCAGCGGAACTGGGTCGCCTCGGTCACCCGGCCGTCCTTCTCGGACGACGACAAGGGCGACGTGGACGAGTTCGACCTGCTCGAGGCCGCGCTCCGCCAGCGACCGGAGTACATCGTGATGGGCGAGATACGCGGCGAGGAGGGCCGGACGCTGTTCCAGGTCATGTCCACCGGCCACACGACCTACACGACGTTCCACGCGGACTCCGTCGGCGAGGTGATGAAGCGGTTCACGACCGACCCCATCAACGTCTCGAAGACGATGTTCACGGCCCTCGACCTCGTCTCGATTCAGGCGCAGACGCGCGTGGACGGCAACAAGGTCCGGCGGAACCAGAGCATCTCCGCCATCAACGACTACGACGCCGAGAACAACGAGATCAACGTCGAGGACGTGTACGTGTGGAGCGCGGAGCGCGACGAGTTCGACGAGACGCCCAACCCCTCGGTGCTCGAACGCATCAAGTTCGACCGCGGCTGGACGCAGGAGAAACTCGACCGGGAGCTGTTCGTCCGGCGGGTGCTGCTCGCCTATCTCATCCGCAACGGCCTGAACAAGTATACCGAGGTAGCCGGGGCGGTGCAGGCGTTCATCAACGACCCGGAGACCATCCTCGCGCTGATGGCGAACGGCCGGCTCTACGAGACTCTGGAGAACCTCCGCGAGATGGAGTCCGTCCAGATAGACGTCGACCCCGAGAAGGAGGAACTCGTCCCGCGCCCGAACCCGGACGAGGCGATGCTCGCGGAGACGCGCGAGGTGATGGAGACCGCGGAGGCGGAGCTGTTCCCCGAGTACCGCGAGTCGCTGCCCGACGACGTGGCCGAGGTGCTCGCGGACGTGTTGCCCGACGGCTTCACCGACGCGGCCGCCGGGTTGGACTTCGAGCCGGCCGACCGCGGCGCCGACGAGCCGTTCCCCGACGCCGACGTGTCCGTGGACGGGACGCCGACTCCGGACCCCGACGCGGAGTTCGACGCGCTCGACTCGGCGGAGGGTGACGACTGA
- a CDS encoding DUF7125 family protein, with amino-acid sequence MTRFTTGTGPLDRELDGGFEPGALVAYVAGPAVQAETLLYQLAAQRPTTYVTTVTPERKVREAVDGIAGVGGADGLDTVAVAPDASVASFAERLDVREDSYVLVDAVDLFERSDPADYHAFLGEFADRLDERGAVGVLHAVEGADVSATRDWTLRAADVVVRLAVAFEGIEPETLLRVQRTRGADPPEEALKVKLGAEVEIDTSWDM; translated from the coding sequence GTGACCCGTTTCACGACCGGCACCGGCCCCCTCGACCGCGAACTCGACGGGGGGTTCGAACCGGGGGCGCTCGTCGCCTACGTCGCCGGGCCGGCCGTGCAAGCGGAGACGCTGTTGTACCAGCTCGCCGCACAGCGTCCCACGACGTACGTGACGACCGTCACCCCCGAGCGGAAGGTCCGCGAGGCGGTCGACGGAATCGCGGGAGTGGGCGGGGCCGACGGCCTCGACACCGTCGCCGTCGCGCCCGACGCCTCGGTCGCGTCGTTCGCGGAGCGGCTCGACGTGCGCGAGGACTCGTACGTGCTCGTGGACGCGGTCGACCTGTTCGAGCGGAGCGACCCCGCCGACTACCACGCCTTCCTCGGGGAGTTCGCCGACCGGCTCGACGAGCGGGGGGCCGTCGGCGTCCTCCACGCCGTCGAGGGCGCCGACGTGTCCGCGACCCGCGACTGGACGCTCCGGGCGGCCGACGTCGTCGTCCGGCTCGCGGTGGCCTTCGAGGGCATCGAGCCGGAGACGCTCCTTCGGGTCCAGCGGACCCGCGGCGCTGACCCGCCCGAGGAGGCGCTGAAGGTGAAGCTCGGCGCCGAGGTGGAGATAGACACCTCCTGGGACATGTGA
- a CDS encoding DUF7519 family protein produces MSDDASGARAGPRSGDTETEPAGFEAGVPDLARAATLSAALVAAAALAVVPVAAAVGFLGAVLVAVALSRRSGTLLDAGVGALVVGVLVAGAAGASVEPLLVATAAALVAYDTGETGLSVAEQLGLGARTGRLVAARAATSVGVLALATGAAYAVYRFSAGAPSTAAVTLLLVGAFLVAAALR; encoded by the coding sequence GTGAGCGACGACGCCTCGGGCGCCCGCGCCGGGCCGCGCTCGGGCGACACCGAGACCGAGCCGGCGGGGTTCGAGGCCGGCGTCCCGGACCTCGCCCGCGCGGCGACGCTCTCGGCGGCGCTGGTCGCGGCCGCGGCGCTCGCCGTCGTCCCCGTCGCCGCGGCCGTCGGCTTCCTCGGCGCGGTCCTCGTCGCCGTCGCGCTGTCGCGCCGCTCCGGGACGCTGCTCGACGCGGGCGTCGGCGCGCTGGTCGTCGGGGTGCTCGTGGCGGGGGCCGCGGGCGCGTCGGTCGAGCCCCTGCTCGTCGCGACGGCCGCTGCGCTCGTCGCCTACGACACGGGGGAGACAGGGCTGTCCGTCGCCGAACAGCTCGGCCTGGGCGCCCGGACGGGGCGGCTGGTGGCGGCGCGGGCGGCGACGAGCGTCGGCGTGCTCGCGCTCGCGACCGGGGCGGCCTACGCCGTCTATCGGTTCTCCGCGGGCGCGCCCTCGACGGCGGCGGTGACGCTGCTGCTCGTCGGCGCGTTCCTCGTCGCGGCCGCGCTCCGGTGA
- a CDS encoding DUF58 domain-containing protein, giving the protein MSVVADRETGRWTGVTAVALLAVGTALLVTHPPLLVVGVPAVVVGAAARFATPPEPSLAVEREVSATRVAPGDEVTVTLTLTNDGDATLPDLRVVDGVPDGMQVVEGSPRLGTALRPGASAALTYVAVPTRGSHAFDPVTVLARGYTGAHERELALDADAEPVVARPRLSASTVVPLREQATPYTGRLTTDTGGAGIEFHSVRDYRPGDPLSRVDWRRAARTGEFATVRFRQERAASVVLVVDTREEAHVAASTDAPGGPDGAARSATAAGELFASLLAAGDRVGLASFGPVDAWLAPGGGAEHRARAARLLGTDPAFSVAPSEEPFFAWLALRTLRRRLPGGSQVVLLSPLADDYVAEVARRLDAYGHPVTVVSPDPTGDATAGQQLARVERRLRLSRLRRAGIRAVDWGDEPLATAVAKARRRWSA; this is encoded by the coding sequence GTGAGCGTCGTCGCCGACCGCGAGACGGGCCGGTGGACGGGGGTCACGGCCGTCGCGCTGCTCGCGGTCGGCACCGCGCTGCTCGTGACCCACCCGCCGCTGCTCGTGGTCGGGGTGCCGGCCGTCGTCGTCGGGGCCGCCGCGCGCTTCGCGACGCCGCCGGAACCGTCGCTCGCCGTCGAGCGCGAGGTCTCCGCGACGCGCGTCGCGCCCGGCGACGAGGTGACGGTGACGCTCACGCTCACGAACGACGGCGACGCGACGCTCCCCGACCTCCGGGTCGTGGACGGCGTCCCCGACGGGATGCAGGTGGTCGAGGGGTCGCCGCGGCTCGGCACCGCCCTGCGGCCGGGCGCGAGCGCCGCCCTCACCTACGTCGCCGTGCCGACGCGCGGCAGCCACGCGTTCGACCCCGTGACGGTGCTCGCGCGCGGCTACACGGGCGCCCACGAGCGGGAACTCGCGCTCGACGCCGACGCCGAGCCCGTGGTCGCGCGCCCCCGGCTCTCCGCCTCGACGGTCGTCCCGCTCCGCGAGCAGGCCACCCCCTACACGGGCCGGCTCACGACCGACACCGGCGGGGCGGGCATCGAGTTCCACTCCGTGCGCGACTACCGGCCCGGCGACCCGCTCTCGCGGGTGGACTGGCGGCGCGCGGCCCGCACCGGCGAGTTCGCCACCGTGCGGTTCCGACAGGAGCGCGCGGCCTCCGTCGTCCTCGTCGTCGATACCCGCGAGGAGGCGCACGTCGCCGCGAGCACGGACGCGCCGGGCGGCCCGGACGGGGCCGCCCGCTCGGCGACCGCGGCCGGGGAACTGTTCGCCTCGCTGCTCGCCGCGGGCGACCGCGTGGGGCTGGCGTCGTTCGGCCCGGTCGACGCGTGGCTCGCGCCCGGCGGCGGCGCGGAGCACCGCGCCCGCGCCGCGCGCCTGCTCGGGACCGACCCGGCGTTCTCGGTCGCGCCGAGCGAGGAGCCGTTCTTCGCGTGGCTCGCGCTCCGGACGCTCAGGCGCCGGCTTCCCGGCGGCTCGCAGGTCGTGCTCCTCTCGCCGCTCGCCGACGACTACGTGGCCGAGGTGGCCCGGCGGCTCGACGCCTACGGCCACCCGGTCACCGTCGTCAGTCCGGACCCGACGGGCGACGCGACGGCCGGCCAGCAGCTCGCCCGGGTCGAGCGACGCCTCCGGCTCTCGCGGCTCCGGCGGGCGGGCATCCGGGCCGTTGACTGGGGCGACGAGCCGCTGGCGACGGCCGTCGCGAAGGCGCGCCGGCGGTGGTCGGCGTGA
- a CDS encoding DUF7269 family protein: MRRALVAGVAVVLLGLAGVAAPGLTAWVPAADAVPLLLAAGAFVAGALAVRDRLGDDREYAVPAERERYPETPTPGTDFDDLLGDVVPYRSRADDRRQERVAERLEAVALAVFATEGYSEAAARDLLADGSWTDDPEAAAFFAETGSDAAAEGRLRDLFESTPPFVRRARRAVAALDARTPSEDRSGEDA; the protein is encoded by the coding sequence ATGAGACGAGCGCTCGTCGCCGGCGTCGCCGTCGTCCTGCTCGGGCTGGCCGGCGTCGCCGCGCCCGGACTCACGGCGTGGGTGCCCGCGGCCGACGCCGTCCCGCTGCTGCTCGCGGCCGGCGCGTTCGTCGCCGGCGCGCTCGCCGTCCGCGACCGCCTCGGCGACGACCGCGAGTACGCCGTCCCCGCGGAGCGGGAACGCTACCCGGAGACGCCGACGCCGGGCACCGACTTCGATGACCTGCTCGGCGACGTGGTTCCCTACCGCTCGCGGGCCGACGACCGCCGACAGGAACGGGTGGCGGAGCGGCTGGAGGCCGTCGCGCTCGCGGTGTTCGCCACCGAGGGGTACTCCGAGGCGGCCGCCCGCGACCTGCTCGCCGACGGCTCGTGGACCGACGACCCCGAGGCGGCGGCCTTCTTCGCGGAGACGGGGTCGGACGCGGCCGCGGAGGGTCGTCTGCGGGACCTGTTCGAGTCCACGCCGCCCTTCGTCCGCCGGGCGCGTCGGGCCGTGGCCGCGCTGGACGCGCGCACGCCGAGCGAGGACCGGTCGGGTGAGGACGCGTGA
- a CDS encoding DUF4129 domain-containing protein, which yields MNRRHAAAALLAALVVVALPTAAASLDVLGNDGGDLGTGTGDGFGFGSTGGGYALGDGAGTPLLPDIGPLEALALLVLFVLLGAYGLYSYWRAMGLAGLAATFAGALLVALFLLFSFSATLGRGGETNSTLNNTTSAGGGGGSILAGETTSTPVDPSFALSAVLLACLVGAGLAFAYLGRDDLPSVGSDPAPEDTDPDVAAVGRTAGEAADRIAEGTAVENEVYRAWRTMTDHLDVASPATSTPGDFADAAVEAGMDREDVAALTDLFEETRYGDYEVTEERAERAVAALREVEAVYAAEDEE from the coding sequence GTGAATCGACGCCACGCCGCGGCCGCCCTCCTCGCGGCGCTCGTCGTCGTCGCGCTCCCGACGGCGGCCGCCTCCCTCGACGTGCTCGGCAACGACGGGGGCGACCTCGGCACCGGCACGGGCGACGGGTTCGGCTTCGGCTCGACGGGCGGCGGCTACGCGCTCGGCGACGGCGCGGGCACCCCGTTGCTCCCCGACATCGGCCCGCTGGAGGCGCTCGCCCTGCTCGTGCTGTTCGTGCTGCTCGGAGCGTACGGCCTCTACTCGTACTGGCGGGCGATGGGGCTGGCCGGCCTCGCCGCCACCTTCGCGGGGGCGCTGCTCGTCGCGCTGTTCCTCCTCTTCAGCTTCTCCGCGACGCTCGGGCGCGGCGGGGAGACGAACTCGACGCTGAACAACACCACGAGCGCCGGGGGCGGCGGCGGGTCGATACTCGCCGGCGAGACGACCTCGACGCCCGTGGACCCGTCGTTCGCGCTGTCGGCCGTCCTGCTCGCGTGTCTCGTCGGGGCGGGCCTCGCCTTCGCGTACCTCGGCCGCGACGACCTCCCGAGCGTCGGGAGCGACCCGGCCCCGGAGGACACCGACCCCGACGTCGCCGCCGTCGGCCGAACCGCGGGCGAGGCCGCCGACCGCATCGCTGAGGGAACCGCCGTCGAGAACGAGGTGTACCGCGCGTGGCGCACCATGACCGACCACCTCGACGTGGCCTCGCCCGCGACGAGCACGCCCGGGGACTTCGCCGACGCGGCCGTCGAGGCCGGGATGGACCGCGAGGACGTGGCCGCGCTCACCGACCTGTTCGAGGAGACGCGCTACGGCGACTACGAAGTGACGGAAGAGCGCGCCGAACGGGCCGTCGCCGCCCTGCGCGAGGTCGAGGCCGTCTACGCCGCGGAGGACGAGGAATGA
- a CDS encoding type IV pilin N-terminal domain-containing protein, with protein MATNGERGAAPATAVVYTVAITLIVGSIAGAYVFGLGPDSARAAPAVSYDASHGGSELAVVHDGGATLDGERTLRLEVWVLDEESDARAEFVWLDATGPALAEFPLAHTDTLTLYENEADGGSDYELPAGFDLSRGDTVRVVWYPRGENSSHVVGEDTLVR; from the coding sequence ATGGCGACGAACGGGGAGCGGGGCGCGGCCCCCGCGACGGCGGTGGTGTACACGGTGGCGATAACCCTCATCGTGGGGTCGATAGCGGGCGCGTACGTGTTCGGCCTCGGTCCCGACAGCGCGCGGGCCGCCCCGGCCGTCTCCTACGACGCGAGCCACGGCGGCTCGGAGCTCGCGGTGGTCCACGACGGCGGCGCGACGCTGGACGGCGAGCGCACCCTGCGGCTGGAGGTGTGGGTACTCGACGAGGAGTCCGACGCCCGCGCCGAGTTCGTCTGGCTCGACGCCACCGGGCCGGCGCTGGCCGAGTTCCCGCTCGCGCACACGGACACGCTGACCCTGTACGAGAACGAGGCCGACGGCGGGAGCGACTACGAACTCCCGGCCGGCTTCGACCTGTCGCGGGGCGACACCGTCCGCGTGGTGTGGTACCCGCGCGGCGAGAACAGCTCCCACGTCGTCGGCGAGGACACGCTCGTCCGCTGA
- a CDS encoding VOC family protein yields the protein MSEPASDHPVTAERPDSLMHSAGWDHVTLVGSNADDTVAFYRDVLGLPLVIRQPNLDREAVEHLFFDAGDGRMVTFFVDESRDSAEEQDPGIGAVHHLAFRVEADELPDIRDRLLEAGHRVSEFDRGAFHSLYTQDHNGLVIELAADKYEIPDDRRGEILAHAQAARVAAGDEYIDSEHLEAAMEELGIEVVANELPEAATGRDF from the coding sequence ATGTCTGAACCCGCCTCGGACCACCCCGTCACCGCGGAGCGACCGGACAGCCTCATGCACTCGGCCGGCTGGGACCACGTCACGCTCGTCGGGTCGAACGCCGACGACACGGTCGCGTTCTACCGCGACGTGCTCGGGCTCCCGCTCGTCATCCGCCAGCCGAACCTCGACCGCGAGGCGGTCGAACACCTGTTCTTCGACGCCGGCGACGGCCGCATGGTCACCTTCTTCGTGGACGAGTCGCGCGACTCCGCCGAGGAGCAGGACCCCGGTATCGGCGCGGTCCACCACCTCGCCTTCCGCGTCGAGGCCGACGAACTCCCCGACATCCGCGACCGCCTGCTGGAGGCGGGCCACCGCGTGAGCGAGTTCGACCGCGGCGCGTTCCACTCGCTGTACACGCAGGACCACAACGGGCTGGTCATCGAACTCGCGGCCGACAAGTACGAGATACCCGACGACCGCCGCGGCGAAATCCTCGCGCACGCGCAGGCCGCTCGCGTCGCCGCCGGCGACGAGTACATCGACTCCGAACACCTGGAGGCCGCGATGGAGGAACTCGGCATCGAGGTGGTCGCGAACGAGCTCCCCGAGGCCGCGACGGGCCGCGACTTCTGA